Proteins co-encoded in one Perca flavescens isolate YP-PL-M2 chromosome 11, PFLA_1.0, whole genome shotgun sequence genomic window:
- the commd6 gene encoding COMM domain-containing protein 6 yields MPAAEESHGVNKVVDNICKLSPDLLAEACQHILIYLQGQTKGVDSAEISHKFQRAGVRLDHEAQQDIIRFLLLTFRSAGKSNFSGDDLVSRLEEGSNKWPKASLQVLHRLWSEHGALVHAQQEVQAMLSINQLVDMQWKLGMAVSSDTCRSLNSPYVSLLLKIVEPSGQICQRSFEMTIPQFQNFHKQFKEMAAVMETV; encoded by the exons ATGCCAGCAGCAGAGGAATCGCATG GTGTCAACAAAGTTGTGGACAACATCTGTAAGCTTTCTCCAGATCTGTTGGCTGAAGCA TGTCAGCACATTCTGATTTATCTTCAAGGACAAACTAAAGGAGTAGATTCAGCTGAAATTTCTCAT AAATTCCAAAGAGCTGGAGTCAGACTTGACCATGAAGCTCAACAGGACATTATCAGATTTCTCCTGTTAACATTCAG GTCAGCTGGGAAGAGCAACTTCTCTGGGGATGACCTTGTGTCAAGACTGGAAGAAGGCAGTAACAAGTGGCCCAAAGCTTCCCTTCAGGTGTTGCACAGGTTGTGGAGCGAACATGGTGCATTAGTCCATGCTCAGCAGGAGGTCCAGGCCATGCTCAGCATCAACCAG TTAGTGGACATGCAGTGGAAGCTCGGCATGGCCGTGAGCTCAGACACCTGCCGATCTCTCAACTCCCCCTACGTGTCTCTACTGCTAAAGATCGTTGAGCCCTCCGGGCAGATTTGTCAGAGGTCTTTTGAAATGACCATTCCACAGTTCCAG AACTTTCACAAGCAGTTCAAGGAGATGGCAGCCGTTATGGAGACTGTGTGA